The Scheffersomyces stipitis CBS 6054 chromosome 5, complete sequence genome contains the following window.
AATCTGAGAATGGGCCTTCAAAGAGTAACAAAAGACCGGCTCCTGTTGATGAGGATGATGTTATAGAAGTTCTTTCACAAGGTGAGAGTGTGCCGAGTGGCAGCTCTACACCTGAGGCTCAAcctaagaagaagacaaaacCAGAATCTCAGTTGCCAGCTTTGCCTGGAAAACTGGATCAAGTAGCATGTCCAATATGTAACAAGATGATGTCTGCTGACATTTTGCAAACAAGACATCTAGACGACTGTCTCAGTGGGAAAACGACTCCACCAAGTAGCAATGGTTCACATCTGCGGAAGAAAGCCGGTGCTAGTCACGGAATAgcttcattcttcaagaaggagtCACCAGTACcgtcctcttcttcatcttcgcCTTCAACATCAAATTCTGCATTTTCTAAAGCTGAAATTCTGCAACCGGTAGGATTCAAGGAGTCATACTTGAAGCAGGTTGAAAAGACGAATTCAGAGTCTGTCAAGAAGCTTCCAAAACTTGACTTCCAGTCCTTGTCTACTCCAAAACTAAAAGAGAAGCTTGCTGCCTTGAATCTAAAGGTTCAGGGATCCCGATCTCAGTTGGAGATGCGCTACAACCAATTCTATGTACTCTACAACTCGAATCTAGATAGCAGCCGACCCGTCCTGGAGAAACAATTGAAGCTGACATTGAATAAATGGGAACAACTGCATCTGGCATTTAATACCGAATCTTCCACGTTGTTCTCCAGTAGAGCCTCAATTAGCAACAGGTCAATTACATCCAAGACGTTTCTGGTCCGGGAGTGGCTTCAAGTGTATCATCAGGAATTTAGGGAGTTGATCCGTGCGGCGAGAGCATCGGCTAAGAAGGATAAGAAATCCAAAGCAAAAAATACCATAGACGTtatagaagaagctgaaTACGTCGAAGTCTCAAAGAAGGATGACTCAAGACCTCAACAAGAACACGGTTCCACGGAAAGCAAGGTTCCACAGTTAACTCCGGAATTGGACATGGAATTGGTGGATATGGATTTTGCAGACGATATCGCCAACAGTCTGTTGTTTGGAGGAACGTGAGCGAAACAGAGCGGAGTTTGAAATTGGAGAAAAtgagaattgaagttgtcagGGCTTTGGTTTTGCAGCTAAATACCATAATGGCTGCAATAATATTCACGATAACCTCTGCCTCGTGTTTCAGGTCGAACCTTAGTTTGGTAACTAGTACCTTTACTTCAGCATTCATTTACGTTAGTCCTCCGCAATTAAGCAATCGATAATTATAGAAGTCTGGATTTTAAGACAGACTAGGACTGACAACATTTGAATGCTTAGTATATAGCTCAGGATGTTTTGTCTTCGAATTGAGTCAGTATTGACAAGAAACTCTACATAGATTTAAGTACAATGAGTAGATGATTCCGAGTAGTGAACTACGATTAATTGGTTGAGTTGTAAGTTAGTCACCATGAACATTAgtcattttgcaatttcaagttGCCACAATTGCAAGGCTTGGCACTTTCGACGCAACTCTCTTATCGCCTCCTAGATACTCAAATCCAGCATTAGAAACTTATAGAGCTACAGTGGGGCAGAAACCAGACGCCGGTATACCTCTTCTCACGTGATGAGCTCGCGAAGCATATCCTGAAGCAGGAAAGATTAGCGGAGTTTTTCCGCGCTAATAATACGGGGATCCGGCATTTAGCACTTAATAGCCCATCGGTGATCTCTGATGATGTTCTTAAAATCGCGTCACAATTTACGGGACGCATCGCTACGGTCAACTTGACAGCTATCTTTATATAGAGCCATCTTTCCATGACATCTCAGGTggtttctttctgttttgTTTTGTTTCCAATTAGTGCTACTTCGGTTAATTCAACTTAGCTATCAccgaatttttcagtccTTCAGTGAGCCATCTCTATGGACGAGACTTACTACTTGACCACTCACGAGACGGCTTTGGCCGTCGTGGCGACagcgatgaagaaggcCAGACTCCGTATAGATACACTAGCTCTCAGCTCGCTCATGGGAGGTATCTTATTCAGTACTGGAGGTATGCTCTATGTGCTAGTGGAGTCATACTGTCCAGGATTAAGAGAATCAAACCCCGGCATCATATACCTTATACAAGGAGCTTTGTTTCCCATTGGACTTTTCTACGTGGTGATAATGGgtgttgatcttttcaactccaacatactcttcttcagtacAGCATTGTGCCGGGGAGCAGTTTCCTTTTTAGACTTATTCATCAGCTGGTTCGTTAGCTACTGGTTGAATCTTGTAGGGAACATTTTTGTTTGCTATATCATCTGCCATTATTCGCATGTAAGCCAGGAGCCCAGTTTCATAGAGGGCTCTATTACCGTCGTGGAGACAAAAGTAAAGTTTTCATTTGTAGCAAATCTCATCAAGGCTATCGCGGGAAACTTCTTTGTCTCCTTAGCTATATACTTGCAGTTGATGGCGAAGCCACTCCATGTCAAATTGATCATGATGGTGCttccaattttcagttttgTAGCCATGGGCTTCACGCATGCTGTGGCAGATATGTATTTACTTATCATGGGCACTATCAATGGAGCACCCGTTTCTGTGGGTGAACTTGCTTGGAAATTGTTTTTGCCTGGTGCCTTGGGAAATATCATTGGAGGTTCCTTCTTTGGCGTAGTGATTACTTGGTACTTACACTTGGTTGTAGTAGAAAGGGACCAGAGACAATTGCATTTGCCTCAGTATGAGGTCAGAGACGAACAACCCGAATTGGGTATGGATTCTAGGGTCGTGAGACAACAGCCTTCAGTAGAAATCACAGAAGAGTTCCCTactttggaagagaagCTTGGCGAAGAACGTTTGTCGTCTGACTCCAGCAATTTAGAAGTCTATAGACTGAGACTGAGACTCATACTGAGCGATTTGGCCAGGATATCTTCCAGAGCAACGGGAATCTCACGTATAAccacaagaacaattcgTACTGCTAAGAAATCTCCGAAGAATGTCTTCCCAGTGTACGGAATGGGTCCAGCATCCCTGAAAGACCAAAAAATCGCATCAGGTAGAGACGACTACGACGATAATGACACTAATTCGATGTACTCAGCAAGTCAAGAGTTGGGTCCTAATGAGGTGCCTTCGGCTGATTACATAGGTGAACAATTAAGAAAAGTAATCTCAAGAAAAGGATCCAGCGCTGGAAGTAATTTGAGACGGAAAGTCAGCGATTTGGAGTCTCAACGCTATAGACGTTCTTCTCAGGAAACAAGACgatctatttcttctttcagaAGACCATTCAGAAATTCTATTCAtttgaacagaaacaacCTTGAAGAGTTCCATAACAGATTGGAAAGGGCCAAGGTAACACCGAAGTCTGCAGCAGCTGCAGACGATGTGGCTGGCGTAGACCCCTTGACTATCTACCGTAGCAGTACTAAAAGTACAACAAGTCCCCAGAATGTGTTCCGTGGAGCTAGTATGACAGCAACTGATTCCGCCAATGTCGACAATACGGTCagtatttcttctgaagtcaTAATCGATACTCCAGCTACAGACAGATCGGAGACAGCAACCAGTAACGACTACAATGTATATAGCTACCAGCCCGACGAACCTATACAAGAACACAGTAGTGAAGATAAGGGAAGCCAAAAAAACCCACTGAAAAGTGAACAGCATGACACACACAAGTAATCAGAATATTTAATTTATAGACAATAGACTTTGCATTTTCATTAACAAGGCGATGTAGATTAGAGATAAAAAAAATAGATGGATGGGTGCAAAAATATAATTTTTGGACGAGACAGGAATCGAACCAGTGACCTTTTGCTTGCAAGGCAAACGCGCTACCAACTACGCCACACGCCCATAATCAATATGAGAAGGCTGTAATTGAATGATTTTAGTATTCaaaatcacgtgataaaAATCACGTTTTCTGCATAATTCTAAGAAAATTCACGTTGTAAGTAGTAAAATTGAGTTCAATCAAGCTTATTCACTTTTGTTATGTTATCAGGGTCCTAATGGTACTAATTATCCTAATTTTGCGTTtcaaagaatttgaaaatattttaaatttgtattttcaacaagaagttggaatttttccaaattaaagatttcttgttcttaAATTTCATAAAAGCAAAAAAGAACATACATATACTGCAACTCAAGTCAAGTAGAACTATTGTTTCATATAGAAGTACAATGTCTTTAATTACCTTTTTTAATGAATTTTTTGCGCCATGAATGTGGCCATATTTCGCAGCCCACTAGTATCTATTAGTACGGTAACAGTTGCTATTAATTGACAACATTTCCACGAACAAAAggtatatatatatagtaGGTATGCCCAATATTAAAGAGCCACCGAAAGTTCTACATCAGCTATAATATCCTTTAAGCCCTCCTTCTTCGACCAATTTCTCGTGCCATAATCATGGTTTATATTTGCAACTGCAACAGGTTTCCATTTTGAGATGAGCCGAAAAAAATTGAGACCTCATCttaaatttttcaactaAAAGTTAGCTAgagaatattgaatatcACTATTTCTCTATAGAATTCCTCCAATTTTTACCATGAGCACAACTTCAGCCTCTGAGGCGTATGTCGATGACAATTCATCGTGGGATTCATTCCATTTGGACGCTCGTCTTGTTCAGGCCATCGATCAGCTTGGTTTTGAACATCCTACCTTAATTCAGGCTAGTGCGATTCCCCTagctttggaagaaaagagagatATCATAGCGAAAGCTTCTACAGGCTCTGGAAAAACTGGTGCCTATGTGATTCCAATCATTCATAACTTGCTTACGGATGCTGAGGTCGAATCGGGAAACCATCATATAAAAAGTATAATCTTGGTGCCTACTAGAGAGTTGTCCAACCAAGTTCTCCAGTTCGTTGAAAAACTCTTGGTGTACAGCAACAATAGAATTAATGCCATCAACTTGTCCGCTAATCTCAGTGACCAAGTTGTCAACTCGCTATTGATGAACAAGCCAGAAATCATCATCTCCACACcagccaagttgatccaggtcttggaaaagaatgCCAATAAAGACTTGATCGATTTGTCTACTGTAAGGAACTTGACCATTGACGAAGTTGATTTGGTATTGTCGTATGGGTATCTCGAGGATTtgcagaagttggagaCCTATTTGcccatcaagaagaacctTCAGACCTTCTTGATGTCTGCTACTGTAAACGATGACCTCAATGACTTAAAGACTAGATTTTGTTCTAGACCAGctattttgaagttgaacgatgaagaatctgctcagaacaagttgattcAATACTACGCCAGAACAACTGAGTTTGACAAGTTTTTGCTCGCATatgtcattttcaagttgaacttgatcaagggGAAGACCTTGGTGTTTGTCAACAACATCGACAGAGGCTAcagattgaagttgttcctCGAGCAGTTCGGGATCAGATGCTGTATATTGAACAGTGAGCTCCCAATTAACTCCAGATTGCATATCGTAGAAGAATATAACAAGAACGTCTACAACCTACTCATTGCTACCGACGAGACCAATGACTTCACAgtagaaaaagatgaagttgatgatgaagaagaagaagaacaagaacaaagcCAAgagcaacaacaagaagagagcCAAGATAAGAAAGCTTCTTCAGCTAAGACTAAGCaatccaagaagtcaaaaaaacagaagaaggatACCGAATACGGTGTTTCCAGAGGTGTGGACTTCAGGAACGTAGCCTGTGTATTGAATTTTGACTTGCCTACTACGTCCAAGGCATACATCCATAGAATCGGTAGAACTGCCAGAGCCGGCAAAGCCGGTATGGCACTTTCATTCGTATTGCCCATCAAggaagttggaaaacacAAAACTGCATCTTTGTCTACAGCCAAGAAGGACGAGAAAATCTTACGTCGTATAGTAAAGCAACAGTCAAAGAACGgatttgaaatcaaacCTTACCAGTTTGATATGAAGCAGGTGGAAGGTTTCCGTTACAGATCGGAAGATGCGTTCCGTGCCGTGACTCAGACTGCGATCAGAGAAGCCCGTatcaaggagttgaaaaacgaattgatcaactctGACAAGTTGAAGCGTTTCTTTGAGGAAAATCCGCAGGACTTAGCATCGTTGAGGCACGACAAAGAATTGCATCCTACTAGAGTCCAGAGTCACTTGAAGAGGGTTCCAGACTACTTATTGCCAGAAAGCGCTAGACAAGACccaaagaagattggaTTCGTCCCATTCCACAAGAACAAAGTGCacaagaacagaaagaagaagcctACAGGAAGAAAGGCTGATCCCTTGaagtcgttcaagaacagaaaatGAGCATATAGATAAAGTGTATAGCATTCGATCGTAAACTAAAAATATTGATAATGTACATGTCTATAAAGGGAAATAGTAGATGGTGAATTAAaaattggagaaagaaTGCTGATGCTGATGATGAGATTCTGGAACATTTGAGTAGCATAGTCTAGACTAACTATTTTGTGTGTAATCACACTAATCTGCTCAAAATCATGTTCCACAACAAATTTGCCATACAGTTGCATGGGAACATCATCACTTGAGgaatgaaaacgaagataCACACAGAAACAAACGGCCAGAAGCAATAACTGtacttcaacgacttgataTATGAAGATCTGGTGTGTGCCGAGATTTCTCCGTGGTCCCAAAGACTATTAAGGATATTGAACACAAGCTGGAAGAGCGGAGCGCCTACTGCTTGGTCTACAATAATTCTATACACCAAGTTGTCCACCTTAACAATCAACGTATCGATCCACACGACTGTGAAGTAGCCGTTTATGGCTCCCCAGACCATGAATTGGAACACTTTACTAAGgttgaacttcatcttggaGTACTGGTTGATCGACTGAGCCATTGCAGCTGTTGATGATCCAAGAAGAGCTGGACCAAGAACGCCATTGAAGTTGCACAATTTATCGTAGTTGAAATATATTGTCAACGATACAACAGCTTCCACAACCAAATAGATTACAAGCTTACGATGAACGCTACGAGCCATCGGATGGAAGTGGAGGTTGAGATTGGACGTGTTAGAGTCTATAACCGTCAACGGTGTggacttttccaagtcatGGTGTTTTGGAAGATTGGTGAGTTGTATATCTGCGGACATTATGTTACGAGAAACGGTAATGGAATGAATAGCGAGGTTTCAAAGTTGTTTCAATGTTTTGTTCGAGTTTtaattgaagttgtacaTAAAGTTGTCTGAACGTTTTTTCGAAAATTGTACTCAAAAATATTGACAAGTTGTAGTTTTGAATGTTTTCAAGTCGTGGTGTTGAAGCTTGATGGTTCAATAAAATTGTGACAATTTGTTAATAACAAAGTATGAGTGTGTTCCAGCTTGAAAATGGATATGAATAGACCaggatggaaagaaacaaagTGTGTATATGGAACGTTGTAGATACTGCTGTGTTTAGATATCAGAAGTAGTTTTCTTTTCGTGTTCACTGTCTTGATTTGATTGTATGTATTGTGTGGTTACAGGCTGTCAACAAAACTTGaaatagaaagagaaaaagtGCAGAATAACGAATAACGTATTTCTGAGCTTTAAAAAGTAATCTAATTCGAGCAATGACTCTCAACAGTACAACCTTTTTCGAGTCGTGAAATGCTTTACAAAGCTACGgaatcttcagaaaaaCACCCACTTGGAATTTGCAAAAATCACCGTGTCTAAAATTAAATTTTCGCACTTGTCAATATTGTCGCGTGtaatcaacaagaatgtcGCTTAGATCTGGAAGTGCATCTGAAGAACATGCTTGGATGTACGGCAGAAACGAGAATAAATGTAGATCATAATGAAGGAGAACTGACACTGAAAATGGTGATGAGAATGTCAAATAGGTAAAGTCTCCTTTCAGCTGATCTTCGGTGTAGTCTGTGGTACTACCATTCCGAATATTGGTAGCGCTACTATGAATATCCTAGAGGTATTGGTTGCAACAGTCCATTTTCGGAAGTGAAAGGTCTGAACATACCTGATGGTTCAATCACGAAATCAGCTAGTTTGAGTGTTCTTTTGACTTTTCTGCCATCGAAATATGTGCCTATTTCTCTTGGGAAGATTGGTGGTGATTTCTCAAGTAGTAGTAATAGAGGCTTATGCTTTATGTAAGAGCTCATATTGCGGACGATACTTgatttcagattcaaaaCCAAGTTTGCTTCCTTTGGCCCCGTTATTGTTCCGACCGTTCCACAATGGAGTGACTCATGGTAGGGTTGGAGTTGTACCTTGACACGCAAGGACGAGACCAGGGCGAAATAGTCTCTGACAATGCGAAGACACAGCCCAGAAGAGTGTCTAAAAAGAATACAcacaaaatttttcatctacCTGAAGGATTTATAAGTGGTCGAAAAGTAGTTGGATAACTTTCCATTCCCAAGCGTCTTATGTATACTTAGTTGTATATTTTTGTATTAGGGTACATTGTCATATTATACAAGCAGAATATTGGTAAAAATATTCGTTTTCTCCCTTTGTCATGCTCTCATAGTGTCCTGCTCTCTCTTGTCTTATTCCCTTAGAGGCTTTGTTCTCTTGCATTTTCCCTTTTCAAGAGATGTATTTCTTAACCCCCTCTCCTCTATGGGGAACACGGAGTTGAGGCACAGAATCCCGGGCCGAATATTTTGGAGTTGGGTTCCATACGGTCCGATACCCGTTTAGGCGCGCAGCCCACGTCAAATTAGTAATGGCCTCGGGGTTACGACCGGTTGGGTTAAATACTGTGCTTCTTTCGCAATTTTTCACCGGTATGATCTttactacttcttctcctcttCCCTTACTCATCTCTTGCTCAGGATACTTATGTGTTTGCATTTGTAGTTCAGCTGCTAGTTCCAATGAACAAGGAATACGTAGAGCAGCGAAATAGTGTCGATCTTGAAGACGGCACTTCATCCAAATCAACCGAGTTTGTGCAAGAGTCACCAGACGAAAAAGACCCATTTGAAGTCAGGTTTGATGGCACAGGCGATGACAAAGAGGATGCCTCGGGACTTCCGCGGTGGCACAAATGGGCCATCGTGGGTATCATCTCGTTTGGCTCATTGTGTGTCACCTGTATTTCATCTTCGTGGTCTCTATGTTCTCCCATGATCATGGAACACTATGGAATCAGCCACGAAGTGTCCATTTTGGGTATTTCCTTCTATATCTGGGGGTTGGGAACAGGTGGAATCTTCTTGTCGCCAATTAGCGAATTCCACGGCAGGAAGCTCGTGTATATCATCGGTATATCATTGACTGTAGCTTTCATGTTTCTTTCTACTTTCTCAGAGAATATCGGTGCTGTGATGTTCGGCCGGTTCATGAGTGGTTTTGCGGGTCTGAGCTTCATGAGTGTAGCGTCTGGATCCTTTTCGGACTTGTTCAAAGCCCGTAAGACAGAAGAAGGGAAGGATTCTAACAAGGAATTGGCGTTGTCGCTTGTGCTATACTCAGTGTCTCCCTTTGTAGGGCCCGGAATCGGGCCGCTATTAGCAGGCTTCATTAACTCACACATGGACTACAGATGGACATTCTACGTATTAATAATGTGGGCAGGAACGCTTTTGATTCTAGTGGTACTCTTGGTACCTGAAACTTACGAACCAGTACTtttaaagaagaaggctaGAAGATTGCGAAAAGAAACTGGAGACGATCGCTACTATGCTCCCTTAGAAAGAGTCAAAGTCACTTTGTACGAGAGTGTGATTGTTTCGTCCAAAAGGCCCATTCTCTTACTTTTCAGAGACGATATGACATTTGCCTTGTGTTTCTACACGGGGTTTACCTTGGCAGTGGTATaccttttctttgtctcATTTCCATACATCTTCACCAAGGTATATCATTTCTCGTTGGCAGCCCAGGGCATGTCTTTTCTTGGACTTATTGCAGGGATGTTAATCACATCCTTGATATCACCGTATTTTATAAATAAGATCTACATGCGCTTACTAGCCAAAAACAACAACGTCTCTAAGCCCGAGTTCAGATTTATCCCGCTTATGGCTGGGGTATTTATCGTGCCTATAGGATTATTTATTATTGCATGGACTTCATATCCCCACATCCACTGGATTGCACCTATTTTTGGCTCTGCCATTTACGGAGCCGGCACCATTCTTGTGTTCAACGGCATTTTTGGGTATACGGTAGAGGCTTACCGTTTGTATGCTGCTTCTGCAATGGCTACAAACTCTTTTATACGATCCTTAATGTCAGGTGTGTTCCCACTTTTTGGAAGACAGATGTACGAGGCCATGGGTATCCAATGGGCTACAACACTTCTTGCCCTCTTTGCATGTTTATTGATACCCATTCCattcgttttcttcagatACGGCGAGTACCTCCGTAGCAGAAGTCCCTATGCTTGGTCTCAATAAACGTCTACTCATCAAAGCATAATATTTAagaaatatatacaaataaACAGCATTAGATAATAAAAACCAATATTACAAACGGAAGTCGTTGAGAAAATCATCCTCTTTCAGTTCGAAGACGTCTCCACAACTGCCAAGGAGAAAATACCCCCACATTGACAATCAATTTGAGGTACCAGAGGGTCCACCCCTCGAGCTCCATCTATTCCTTGCATTCCGTTGAAAGAAGGTTTGCATGACTGAATGATATTTTCctttggctgcgaaatgCCCCTCACAGAAAAAGGTATATTTAGAAGTCTGCAACATGAACTAATGCCTTATTGCTGCATCGATTGTGTAATTGTACATATGGGCTTAGATGGGCACGTTTTTTACATCTTTGGATTCACAGCTTGTTTGCTTAGGAAAGATCGTAGATTCACAGCTAAAAGAGGCATCTGATTAGCAACTGGTGTTGGTATTAGTCAAAAGCGCAATGGTGTGCGCAAACCCAGAACGCAATAATGTCGACTgtttgcaaccatttctCAGCAAGCGGTGTGGGGCTCACAGCCTTTTTCCAATGCAAGTCATATAATAGAAAAGCAATTGATGCTTATGCTGCTGCAGAAACTGATGGGTGTTTTGTTGGATTGTTTAGGTTAGCCCCGGGACAAATCTGTGGGGAATACCGATTAGTGACTGGAAAGTCATTCCAAGTCCTAGCATATCTAAACGATTTCCTAAGTATAGCCCCTATCTACTTACTTCTTCATAGTGGAAAACTATAAATGGTGCCatgtttgtttgtttgaGGAAGAAAATTATCAAGTTGCAACGTCCAATCAACTAAAAATACACAGAATGTTGGCAattctattcttgttcttacTCACAGCTGTTTCTGCTACCAAGACCTTCGGGGTTCTTGTTATTCGTTCTGGAACGCAGTTCCAGTACGACTCGCTAGTGTCGACTAATGGTATAGTCTACCTTTCCGGTGGAAATGGTATCACTTTCCGTCTCAACGACGACGGTACCTTGTGGAACGATGCTACCAACAACCCGATTTCTTTGGACGGTGACTATAATGTCATTGAAGGTGGTAACCCAACAAATTGGTTCTCTATTGTTGACGACAACTTAGTTTACAACGGCGTCAACTCATTCCAGGCATGCTTGGTAAAGGACAATACTTTCAGGTTATCTGTAAACTGCGTTGGCGGTatccaaatcttcttgagagttgttggtgttCAGGATAGGAACCCAACACCTCCAAGCCCACCACCAGTCAATGGTCGTTTTGGTCTTATTTCCATCCACTCTGGATCGCAGTTCCAATTCAACCCAATCAACAAAGTGCTTACTCATCCTCATGTTTTCTCTGTTGGTGGAGCAGACGGTTCTCCAGTGTCCTTATTCTTGAATGCAGACACTACTTTGACAGATCTGGGTGGTTTAGGTATCTACGTTGATCCTACAACTGGAGAGTTTGGACTCGTTGACCCATTTGGCCAGCTCAAGCCCACGCCTGGCTTCAGTATCAGCGAGGGctacttgaacttctcGCCAAACAATAACTGGAAGGCATGTCCCTCAGGACCTAACCAGTTCTCCTTGGCCAACAATGATTGTACAGGAGGTACTGGCATTGCCTTGAAGATCGCCCAGTAGTGGATGACGGACCCAAGACCAAGAGGCTTACGAAGACTACGAATTTTATGACACCACTATCCTAATGTTATCTTTTGCTGCTATTTTTGATCTGGCTTGCTGTTCTTGTTACAGACTTCCCATCTAATTCTCATATCATTcgtatttcattttctttagTTATTTTGCAGCCGATCAGGCGAAGTCTTAGCAGTGtatttttgaaagaattTTTGTGTTTCCTGgtaatatatataatagCAGTTGCTTGAGTATTATCTAGATATTATTCTGGGGTCGCCGGAGTTATACGAAGATGAATCCTGTGCCCCACAGAAGTAGTTTCGCGATTATGTGCCCTGGCCAGACattgaaatggaaatggaacAGAAACTCATAGAAAAAATCATAGAGACTCGATTACGTAAGCTGAATAATTCTATATAGGTCCGATATCACACCTTGTACTCAACTTGACAAACTCTTTCCAAGCTATATTCACAGCTGTGTGACAGGTCTTATCGACAGAAATGGTAGTACATAACCCAAACAACTGGTATGTGAACGCGGTTTTGCACTTCTTGCATCAGCTTTTCTCCGTTTTTTTCTACTAACTaagtgaatttttcaggcACTGGATAGACAAGAACTGTCTTCCATGGTCCAAGGACTATTTCAGAGACAATGTATTGGAAACGGAGTTTGAAAACGACGAGTACAAGATTGTGCTTACGAGTGTAGATTCGGTCAGTGGCGACTGTGACGTGACCCAGAGAAAGGGGAAAGTCTTGTGCATCTACGATATGAAGTTACAATTTTCATTGAGTGTAGACTTGAAGgccgaagaagatgaggatAAGAACTCATTCAAGGCCAGCATATCGGTGCCAGAGTTTGTGCACGAccaggaagaagacgaataTGTGTTTGAGATTTCTGCCGACGACAAGAAGGCTGAAATCAGAAAGTACTTCGTTCCAGtgttgaagctgaagttgatgaagttcCAGAATGACTTGATCGAGTCTCATGCCAAAGACGTCCAACATGCCACATAGCTTCAGGAAACAATACAAAAGTAGTAACAAAGTAAAATAGTAAAAAACTTAAAAAGTACTGTTGTGGTCCATTCCGTCATTATATATTATAGATAAAGCTAACATTGACAATATAGCAATATGTACATATCATTATACAAGTTATAGCTGTAGGAATAAATATGCCACAACATATCCATAACTACAGCCGAGTTGAGATTTGCTCACAACCTTTTAATAGTTGAAGTCTTTTCAACCTTCAAATCCTTCCGGAACACCCTTGGCTGCTCTTACCGATCCATCACGAGATCCGAGATACACCTCTACGGGACCAGTATCGTTCTGGTCGCCACTGAGACTATACCAT
Protein-coding sequences here:
- a CDS encoding predicted protein; this translates as MVVHNPNNWHWIDKNCLPWSKDYFRDNVLETEFENDEYKIVLTSVDSVSGDCDVTQRKGKVLCIYDMKLQFSLSVDLKAEEDEDKNSFKASISVPEFVHDQEEDEYVFEISADDKKAEIRKYFVPVLKSKLMKFQNDLIESHAKDVQHAT
- the MDR110 gene encoding multidrug resistance protein 10 (putative multidrug resistance protein (TPO1)~go_component integral to membrane~go_function transporter activity~go_process transport) is translated as MNKEYVEQRNSVDLEDGTSSKSTEFVQESPDEKDPFEVRFDGTGDDKEDASGLPRWHKWAIVGIISFGSLCVTCISSSWSLCSPMIMEHYGISHEVSILGISFYIWGLGTGGIFLSPISEFHGRKLVYIIGISLTVAFMFLSTFSENIGAVMFGRFMSGFAGSSFMSVASGSFSDLFKARKTEEGKDSNKELALSLVLYSVSPFVGPGIGPLLAGFINSHMDYRWTFYVLIMWAGTLLILVVLLVPETYEPVLLKKKARRLRKETGDDRYYAPLERVKVTLYESVIVSSKRPILLLFRDDMTFALCFYTGFTLAVVYLFFVSFPYIFTKVYHFSLAAQGMSFLGLIAGMLITSLISPYFINKIYMRLLAKNNNVSKPEFRFIPLMAGVFIVPIGLFIIAWTSYPHIHWIAPIFGSAIYGAGTILVFNGIFGYTVEAYRLYAASAMATNSFIRSLMSGVFPLFGRQMYEAMGIQWATTLLALFACLLIPIPFVFFRYGEYLRSRSPYAWSQ
- a CDS encoding predicted protein is translated as FGLISIHSGSQFQFNPINKVLTHPHVFSVGGADGSPVSLFLNADTTLTDSGGLGIYVDPTTGEFGLVDPFGQLKPTPGFSISEGYLNFSPNNNWKACPSGPNQFSLANNDCTGGTGIALKIAQ